A stretch of DNA from Malus sylvestris chromosome 9, drMalSylv7.2, whole genome shotgun sequence:
AATGATCCATGggaaaaatacagaaaatgaTTTGCAGCAAACCTTAGCGTGTTCTAGCTCTTCCAAGAGCAAAACTCCAGCTCCTTCTCCAATGACAAATCCATCGCGATTCTTTTCAAATagcaaataaaatttcaagttAGGGATGAGGGATACGAAAATCCTAGTTTGAGGCTGAGAGAAGATGCATTACAATATCCCAAGGGCATGAAGCTTTGGTCGGTTCACTATTCCTTTGAGACAGCGCCTTGCACGCCAAAAACCCTCCCAAGCCTGCACTTTAATGATCCATGAAACTCGAGTAAGTTCACACGCTGCAGGGATTGTAAACTGAATTACGATATGGAGAATGACAAGTAGTACACCTATGGGGATAATAGCTGCTTCGGATCCACCACAAAGCATCAGGTCCTGCAAATTTCAGCAAGTTTTGGTAAGAGCATTCAGTTAAATGATCCAAAAGTGCACATTGTATATTATGTCTGTCTAAAAGCTGGTGAAAACTTACGGTTTCACCTCGCGAAATATGATATGCAGCATTCAGCATACAAAAGTTACTTGTTGCACAAGCTGTAGATATTGAGTAGTTAGGGCCCATCCAACCCTGCCATTCGACAACTTAGATATGGCTACAAGGTTTCAAAAACCTATCCGGAGATTCTAACACTTCCTCTAAACTTACCAAATCCATTGCTAGCATGGCAGAACCCATGTTAGTTGTCGAGAAAGGTATACAGAATGGATTCATCTTCTTGTACGAAATCCTCAATGCTTCTATTCCGTCATTAAAAACCTGACAGAGTTTATCATAAGTAGGTAACAAGTAGAAGATACATAACCTAGTTCTTGAACCCTTTGAAGTAACTAGATACTGCACACGAAAATAAATTTCGTGCTGTATTCCACATCGTGCCTCAAGGCTCGAGCGATAGTCAAAACTGAAATTTTCTAGTCTATCTGAATTTGTAGCTAATTTGTATATAAAGCTTAACTTACTTTCATGCCTCCGAGTGCAGAGCCAATTATGACTCCACATCTACTTTTATCTAAATTTCTGTTAACTTCTTCTGTGACCCCGCTATCTGCCAATGCCTTTTTCCCGGCAGTGATCAAGTAAAGCATAAATTTGTCTGCCCTCTTAGCGATCTTCGGTGAGACCCATCCATCTGTTAAGAAACTCTTTATTTCTCCAGCAATTCTCTGTTGTAAAAGGAAAACTAGAGTCAACAAATGTAGATACAATGCAACAGAATGAAACTGAGGCAAAGAAAACCTACTGTCGGAAATTGCGCGCAGTCAAAAGTCTCTATCTTACTTATGCCACTGATACCTTCAAGAAGACTGTTGTAGAAGACATCTGGATCATGCCCGAGAGGGGTTACCACACCCAATCCCGTAACAACAACCCGCCTTTGTTTCGTTAgaagttttttatttgttgtgaCTTCCTCTGCATTTTGCACTGGCATAGCGATAGCTTTGCCTAACAACATGTTCAAATTGGCAGATCAAAACCAACAAGAGTTATCAGGCCTTTTAGGTACTTAGAGAAGCAACAAGGATTAAGTTGAACTACAAGGAAATCCATGACAATCAAACAAAATAGTCACTTTCTGAAACGAATGTATAATTTACCAGAGTGAACAACCCCATTCATGTGCATTCGCCTTCCAGTCCTCGACATGGTTTTTGATCCAAAGAAGGCCAAAGAGTCATACATTACTTTGAAATTGTAATATTTGTCACACGGCTCAAAATCTAGGCAAGAGCTCAAATTGCTAGCAGAATCAACACCGACGCCATAGCTGCATTTCAAAATGAGTTTCTTTCTCCGAGCCTGCTGAAACTTTCTCTTAGGAGACTGAAACATAGAGGACCTCATAGGGTGGTCTTTTTCATGTGCAGAAGATAAGCAAGCAGAAGGTATCCGCGCAGAAGGCGAAGCCATTGAAGACAATGAGAAAATTCACAGAGACAAAACCAACAAGTTCCCCGGATGGAAAATCTAAAAAAGGGTCGCAatatataagaaaaataaaattgagaagCCAAATCAAGCATGCGTAGAGAACCAAAAACCCTCTATAAACCCTATATTATAATCCTGGAACTGAGAAGACCATTTAAATAAGGGAAGTTAGATGTTTGAACTGTCTAGCCAAAATGTTTTAACTTCCCTCCTCACACAAATTCTCTCTTCCTAAAAATTAGCAACTTTGGTGCCCTCATGAAGAAAAGGCAGGCATATGCAGTGCCCCAAACAAGGAGACTAGTGATAACACTTCTTAAAACGGGTACGTGAATGGCTTGAGATACTGCCGCAGTAATATCTCAGTTGCAGGTAAGTTTCTTTCCCACACAAAAAATTTCCGGCATAACACTCGACAAAGAATTTCAAACAACTCCACCTCTATCCCCATACCCTAGAAACTAAAATTGATTGGGAAGACTTACTAGTTGGTTTGGCTTCTGCTTAACAAAAACGCAGTGCTACTGCTACATCAGCATCTGCAAAATTAAGCCTGCCAAAAGCAGCACGCTGGCTGTTTCGCAATTTACTGCAGTGAAGCAACGGATAGAATGTCAAGGATTGCATATTTTATAGTTCttgaccccccccccccccaagtaTTTATTTATTGACTTAAAAAGGATGCCTAAAAGATATTCTACGGCATTCTGAATATTCCTGCAGGCACATCATTTTCTAGAGTTTATAAACCGGCATTCCGTCAATATATCGTAAACTTGTAGCACACTCTAACCCGCCCCCTCCTCCCCCCTCCCCTGTGTGTTGACAAAAGCACTACTCGTGACGTGCCCATGTTTTATCAAAGAGAATATTTGTGTCGAAAAACAAAGACGTCATATTTGTCGTCATGAGCACAAGTAtcaacaccaaaaaaaaaaaatatcgagCTAAACCTACTCCTAACAAGTTGCTGCCTTTTCATCCCCTGTAACATAGGAGGCTTGGGGATCAAGTCAGATGAAGTCAGATGAAGTACAAAACCTAGCTAGAGCTTGGAAATATTCTTATTTAGGGATTCAGCTTGCCGGTTTCGGAATTAAGACAAGGAATGACGAATATGAGAAAAATGGCCTCTGTTTCGTAAAATTTGTGAAAAATGTCAATTGATCCGTAGGCGGGGACGAACGCCACGACGATCGAGATCATTGCTCTGCTTCGACGGAGCTTTTAACGCGACCCCAAGCCAGGCAGGGTTACCcaaatttaagcatatcaataagctgaggaaaaaaaacttataaggattcccctagtaacaGCAAGCGAACCGAAAATAGCCCAACTTGAGAATCAGACGTGTCACATTTATACCGTGATTAATGCAACCCCGAATATGACCGGACGACTTTTACAATTAATTTGAGTTTAGCTTTCGAAACATATCTGTAAGGTTGATCAAACATGTCACATAATTAGGTGCCTGATCAAAAAATTTATCGTGGGCTTGGGCCCCTTCCTCAATATCTAGTAAAAGAAAAGGCTTGTGAGTctgtaaatttcaaaatttaaattgtttttaccGTTAGATGATTCCAACGGTCGTATAAAACATCCCTCTTTGAGGTGTGTGCAGCGTGGTCTCAGAATTGAGAATTCCCCTTTTTATAATCGTCAATTTCCCACCTTTCCGCCCAAACCTTTAGCTCAAAAGAACCCTTTCTGGTGTTTCAGCAATAAACCAAGATAACCCATCAATGGCTGCCCCTGAGCAATCCAAAAATCGTCGATACGAAGAAAAAGATGAAGACTTGTGGGAAATCGGAGAGTCCGAGTCCGACCCAGAATACGATTCGGATGAGTCAATGAAGGACCCGACTTACAGCATTCTCGAAGAAACCCACGCCAAATTCTCAAATCTCTCGATCAAGGGTAAATCAAAGGCTCGGTTAGTGTCTGGTTTACCTGAAAGAAATCTATGTTAATGGGTTCTTCCATTTgtctttaaattttgaattagtCTATGATTAATGTGTGATTAAGGGTTGGAATTGAAATGGGTATTGTTCGATTTGCAGAATTGTTAAGGATAATGATGTCGGTAGTGAAGCAGAAGTTGATGGACAGGAGGTGGTTGTGCCTGAGCTGGACGAGAAGGATagacaaagctttgaaaatgtTCAAAAGATTATTGAAGGTTAGCCCAGAAATTTAAGTACCAATGTGGTTCTGTGAATTGTGGGCTAATTTAGGTCAATAAGATGTCAATTTGGCCCAATCGATTGCGAAAATGCACAAATGTGGTCGTTGTCAGTTTTGATAAGTTTGGTTTCTGTTCTTCTCAAAATAAGTTTGGTTTCTGTGTGATTGTTTGGTGGCAGCTAGACAGATTGAGAAACTGAAAGTGGAGCAATGTAAGCTGTACCTTAGGAAGAACGGGTTGAGACTCACCGGAAATAAAGACACGCTTATTCTGCGCATTAAGGAGCATTTAGAGTAATTTCAGCCACTTTGGTAGCTTTTGGAGATCTGAGTTTTTTTTCTCCCCATTTCTGAAGTTTGCTTGTGTTTTTGCAGGATTTTGAATGGTGGGGGTGAGAAGAAGTACCCGGCATCtacctttgttttgaattgtaAAGGTATATAATTGATAAGTTTATGGCATATTGTTATTACCATCATTATTATCTTTGGTCCAAAGGCCATGTGTCAAAACAAGGATTGTTCCCTGCTGCCCGAAAATCCTAAGGTCATCTTTTCAATGATATCATTCATTCTGTATGTTGAATTTGCTTTCACTGAGAGGGGTGTACTGAACATTTTTCATTCCTCTATGTTTAACAACTGAAGAGTAATGTGACCATGTCCAGGGGATGCATGCACTGGTGATGTCGTCATGTTTGAACAACATGTTTATGAAATGTAAGCCGTTGTTTGTATTTGTGttcttttgtttccttttacaATTGGAGATAAACTGGAACAGCATTTGCTCTTTGTTTAAAAATGGGAACTGTTGGAATATGATCGAAGTATTTTCTAGTTGATTTGAAGCGGCCTGAACTATTATCTTTCTCATTAAGACAGGGAATTAGGATGAAGTGAATGTTCATTATCTGTGCTGCTATTCTCTATTCCACTAGCCGCACAAATTGTTACCGTGTGCATTGGTATTCTATTCTTAATCTTTTCTTATTTTGCAGGTTTGACATAGCATCGCGGAGTGGAAAAGGCCCTCCATGTGGAACAAGGATTGTTGCAGGTAGGATTGTGAAAGAAAGCTATGGAGCTGCTAAACAGCAGCACACCTTTACAGTGAGTCAAAGTATCTTATGATTTTTGTTAACGAGGTGCATATGTATTTTTAGATTGAAATAGAGCTTGCATGAAATTAGAGTGGATGGAAAGTAATAAGCACCAGATTTTTAGCTGACTCCAGATTCGTAGCTAGACACCTAGAACTCAATAAGCAAGttcttattttcatatgctaaaAGTGCTGTTTTTGTAAATGCTGAGCAGATTGAAGTACTCTGGAGCAAAGGGGAGAAACCACTTCCTCCACTCCATCCCCTCCTAATTAAGGGCCGGAACCTGTACCGGTTGAAAACTTTGAGACAGGTCTGCTCTAAGCAACTTCTGTTCCTTTGTCATCGTTGTCATTGGTAACCATTTTTAAGATAATTAAATCTTGCTGTCAACTGTAGAAATGGGAAGATGAAGGGGAGAGGCAGAAAGTCTTGATGGAAAAGCACTCTAGGGGATCTCTTGCTAGGTCTGACAGGGAAGCACGGGTCCAAGAGAAGGAAATGAGGAAAGTGCTCAAGACAAATCGGTATTAGATCTGATTGCACTAGAAACTAGTTTTTATGTCTGTATTTACTAATTTGTCCCACTTCACTCATCCGTGTTGTCGTTTCTGCACTTCAGGGTTTCAAGAAAGGGAGGACCGAAAAAGAACGAGTCTCAGTTGAACTCAACCTCGGTGCTGAAATCATCTCATCAACCTCAACAATCTGTTTCATTTGTTAACTCAGCAAACCTACATCAACCAGTTGGTATATCAGTTGGTTCAGGAAACATGAAAGCGGGAGCTCAGCAGTTGGGATTGTTTTCTCATTCATCAAAACCAGCAACTCAACCTCACCAATCAGAATCTACTGCCTATTCACAAAAACCAGCCCCAGGACCTCCAGCTATAAGCTCGGGCTTTTTTGTTGATTCCAGAAAAGTGACATTTCAGCCTCAACTGAGAAGGAACACTACAATGCAAGATAGGTATTTCAACCAAGCTTCTCAGAACTTGGATACGAGTACAAATCCAAACAACATACAAAGAGTGTATAATAGAACCGGAGAGGCTCTGGTTAACATCTATGACAACAAATCCAATGCTCATACTGTCCAAGGAATTTCATTCCAGGGTCATCAAAGACAGCCGTTGGCAAGTGTAAACCACTTCCTTCCCACGAGTCCGCGAGGGCAAAAGCTGATGTGCCGACATTATGCTCAGGGTCGATGTTACTATGGAGAAAGACGCAAGTTTTctcatgaaaatgaagtgaggGAAGAGAGGTGGTCCCAGCAGCAAAGTTACTACGGAGAGAGATGCAAGTTTTctcatgaaaatgaagtgaggGAAGAGAGGTGGTCCCAGCTGCAAAGTTACTACGGAGAGAGATGCAAGTTTTctcatgaaaatgaagtgaggGAAGAGAGGTGGTCTCAGCAGCAAAGTTACTACGGAGAGAGATGCAAGTTTTctcatgaaaatgaagtgaggGAAGAGAGGTGGTCTCCGCAGCAAAGTTACTACGGAGAGAGATGCAAGTTTTctcatgaaaatgaagtgaggGAAGAGAGGTGGTCTCCGCAGCAAAGTTACTACGGAGAGAGATGCAAGTTTTctcatgaaaatgaagtgaggGAAGAGAGGTGGCCTCCGCAGCAAAGGAATTTTGAGTTATCATGGAGACAGCGGCAAATTTTccatgaaaatgaagtgaggGAAGAGAGGTGGTCTCCGCAGCAAAGTTACTACGGAAAGAGATGCAAGTTTTctcatgaaaatgaagtgaggGAAGAGAGGTGGCCTCCGCAGCAAAGGAATTTTGAGTTATCATGGAGACAGCGGCAAATTTTCCAATGAAATGAGAGAGAATTACAGGTGCCTCACGTGCAAAGGTGGTTTTAGAGGAAGCAATAGCGGTTCTGGAGGAACATAGTGATTGAATGAACATGAGAAATCTAGCTCAACTAGTTCAATTTTGTTGATATTATTTTGTTTCTCTGTGACTGGTGAACAACGTTTTGGTGAAGCTCAGTAGCTTCCGAGATATGTGGTTCCCGCTATTTTGCTGCAATTGAAACAGCTCTTTTCGTTGTTCCTTGTTATACTAACCGTGAAGTCTCCTGTTGAAGCTTTTAGTTGTGCACCATCTTTTAGATACAAGTATCAAATACCATATGCTTTGATTTTTTCATAAGCATCAAAATATCTCAAGGGATTCTTTTGCCTACTGCAACTGCATCTGATCACAGTTCCCACTCGAAGTTTGCTTGCTGGAGCTGCTGCACCTAGTAACAACTCAAACCACTCTATTGCTCAAGACGGTTAACGGTCTGTCAAGTAGGAATCACTTCCGCTCGCAAGGGCTTTTGGTGGAAGTGCTTTTGCTAGaagcacaaaaaaattaaatatcacAGTTCTGTTGCAAAATCATGTCCCATTTCTTATTTGAAACATTGTTGAAAGCGCTTCATTAttcaaaaaatggaaaaatagaAAGTAAACCCTAAAGCCAACATGTCTGGGCCCCACATATATAATTTTACCtaataattttcttaaaaaGGGACAAAATGATCAGATATTCGCTCAGTCCCAAAAACAGAACTAGTCGATCAAGCACGGTTCTCCGTTTCTCTCATCCAAAATTCAGCAAAGAATTTAACCAGCAACAAATCAGGGTTTTGCAAATTTCAACTCACAGGTTAGTCTGTGTTGGTTTGAGTGGATGGATCATCATGCTTTCTTTGTCTAATGGATTTCAAGCAGCTCTCTTAATTGTTTTAGTGCTAATTCTGAAGTTTCATGCTGTTCTGCATATATTTTTGAGGCAGGAAAATCTAAAATTCAGGAGTTTCTGAATATTTGACATTTTAGGATTGTTTTAGCGTAATATGTTTCATCAAACAATGAGATTCCAAGTGAATATACGTTTTTGTAGTTGTCAGTGATTATATGGTGGATTGCTCGAAATCTAGGAGttgtaaatgtttatgtttcCAGGATAAATGGCATCCGAACCCGTCAATGTGAATGAGTACCAAGAATTGGCTAGGCAAGCCCTTCCGAAAATGTACTATGATTTTCACACTGGGGGAGCTGAGGACCAGCACACGCTAAAAGAGAACGTTGAAGCATTTCGCAGAATCACGTAAATGTTTAGTTCTACTGCTGCTAAATGCTCGAAAATATGGTATAATTACATGAGTGATACCTGTGTCTTTGTTCCAGGTTGCGGCCTAGAATTCTCGTTGATGTTAGCAGAATAGATATGTCAACTACCGTATTGGGTTACAAAATTTCAGCGCCTATAATGCTTGCTCCTACTTCTATGCATCAGTTAGCTCACCCCGAAGGTCTAAAATCTAAACTGCCTTCCAAAGAGTTCTCCGTTGAGATTGGTTTAGGATACTAATTTCTACCAGCTCTTTTATATCGAATACAGGAGAGGTTGCCACTGCTAGAGCAGCAGCTGCATGTAACACCATAATGGTATTCTATGAGTTACGACATGCATTGAGCGAATATGCGTTGTTTGGTATATAAATTGTAGTATTTTTCGTTGTAGATTTTGTCCAGTATATCTAGCTGCACTGTGGAGGAGGTTGCTTCCAGCTGCAATTCTGTTCGGTTCTTTCAACTATATGTATTTTTTCACTCTTCAgctcaattttgttttacagtaatatttctttttatttccttcatttttaaGTCTCTATCCTGCCTATCAGATCTCAAGCTGTCAAACGGTACCCTTTGTTTGAACAGGTTTTCAAGAGGCGAGATATATCAGCTCAGATAGTTCGCAGAGCTGAAGAAAATGGATACAAGGCTATTGTCCTAACGGTTGATGCTCCCAGACCTGGTCGAAGAGAGGCAGACATAAAGAATAAGTTTGTCAACCcccatttttttctttgattgttATTTCTCCATGCTTTGTAATTTGTTGCTTTTAAAGTATGATTGGAAAGGGAACTTTTCTGTATAATATATCATGTCGAATGTTGTTCTGTTAAATCTTATGTGGTACATCGAATTATATCTTGTGCATCTCGATTGAAACATGATTGTGACAACTGCTGCAGAATGGTAGCACCTCAATTGAGGAATTTCGAAGGCCTTATATCAACCAAAGTAGACACTGTGAGTGAAATAGTTAAATCCTGAACACCTTAGTCCAAATGTGCAATGTTTCTCAGCTGTATCATCCAAGTGAAAGGTTCGTTTTCTCCACACGCATGACACTTTTTCTGCAGGATAAGGGGTCGAACTTGGAAGCTTTTGCCAAAGGGGCCTATGATGCTTCTCTGTGCTGGGAGGTATAAATCAGTAGACTCGTCTGATTGCGTTTTCATATGCTTGTAGACAATCTGTTAGAGAACTTATTATGTGCCGATGTGCTAGGTGGTTTCCTTCTTCTTGAATGCTTAGTTATTGCGTTGTTGGCGTGTGCAGGACATAGGATGGCTGAAATCTATCACAAACTTGCCAATTCTAATCAAGGGGGTACTCACTCATGAAGATGGTAACTGATGATCAAGGCTCCATATTTTGATATCTTACCTTCTGTACATATAAAACTCAAACCGAAAGATCTAGAAGATGTTTTCTAATTCTTCACGAATCCAAAACAGGGCGTGCTTTTTGTTACTCAAACAACCCCATGTTTGAGATACATTGGTTCGATTGTTTAAGTTGACGTACCCCCAATTATCCCTTCTGAATGCCTGTTGTTTTACCATATTTCAGCAAGAAAGGCTGTGGAAGTAGGTGTTGCTGGCATTGTTGTCTCGAACCATGGAGCCCGCCAACTCGATTATACTCCCTCCACTATTTCTATCCTggaagaggtgcaactctatctCTACTTCATCATTTTTTTCTGGCGTAACTTGTTAAGACACGAAAATGGTGTAACTTCCACATTAGAAAcgtgcaaattttttttttgctgttacAAGCTGACTCGAAAACTTCGTAAGAATGTTCAATCACCATATTCTATCCATAATGTATTCAGGTGGTTCATGCTGTTGGAGGAAAAGTTCCTATTCTTTTCGATGGAGGAGTACGCCGAGGAACAGACGTGTTCAAGGCGTTAGCTCTTGGTGCACAAGCTGTCCTTGTAAGAATCATATCCACCACATTGCTTATCAATCTCCTCATATGTTTCCTTAAACTGCTTCTACTATTGTGGCTTTTCTCATTGATCAATGCACATCTTACTGAAGGTGGGAAGGCCTGTTGTCTACGGCCTTGCAGCAGACGGAGAACGGGGAGTGAGGCGGGTGATTGAAATGCTGAAGAACGAGTTTGAGCTCACAATGGCCCTTTCTGGCTGTCCTAGCATCAGGGATATCACCAGGAGCCATGTGAAAACAGAAAGTGATAAACTCCATTCAATGCTCTAATTTAATGTACCGAAAGTGATTTCCGCACACCTATTTTCTTTTCCTCAACGCCCCTATGTATTTCCCTCCTctggattgaataaatcaaaagtGTGCCGAAggagaaaataatattatgcAGAGACGTGGATGGAGTGAAATCATCAGTAAACTGCAGATTCTAAAACTAGCTGTCGTAATTTAACTTTCTTAAAGACAAGACTCGTATGAAAAAACTCCACTTCTATTCGATTTTCTTTAGCTTTGGTCTCatttgtttatattatttttctcctTCTCATTCGTTTATATGATTGATTGCTTTACGTATAAGTTAACTTAAATCGTTTGGTTTCTAGTCTCATATTGGTTAATCGCTTCGATGTTAGATTTTATCAAACCGTGGCAACGTACCAAATCTCTGAGGAGCAGTTTATACCTAAATAATCAATCATAACAATAAATGGTATCAAGttagaagaaaaattgaaaagtaaatttttttcaatttaaaccATGATGTCAATGCATAGAGAATTTTAGGTCAATTTACCATCCAAGTTGCTttcaccatttaattgcatttcAAGAGTCATTATCTTTAGATGtagccaaaaaagaaaaaacaaatcttCTTTACACATGACGGTGTGACGTCATTTTACATACAAACGTTATAATTCGAACTGTTTATTCATTTATAGATGATCTTTACATGATGGCAAAAAGAATGACTGATTCCGTATATAACGTTTGTACAATGAAACGAGGTTACGTTGTCGTGTAAAAAAAATGTATCTTCACACGCAGACTGTTATCCTTAAAATATCAAGAGTGGCCACTAGCGAAAAGAAAAGTTCACTTTTGAACAAAAATTGGCCAAACACGCATTTCATGATTCTATGCTCTTCCACTTTCTCAGGCCCCATTCAGCAACTAAGTTTCCAACTCTCAAATAAGTTTCATCAGTTCATACTGCACTGCGATTACTATACAGGGGGAGCTGAGGACGAGCACATGCTACAGGAGAACGTTGAAGCATTTTGCAGAATCATGTAAACTGCCTGCTGATGTTTACTGTAAAGTAGTGCAGAATAATATTACGCGACCGACTGATTCGTGTGTTTTGTTCCGGGTCGCGGCCTAGATTTTTTGTCGAAGTTAGCTGAATATACATGTCAAATATTGTGTTGGGGTACAAAATCTCGGCGCCGATAATGATTGCTCATACTACAAGGCAGCAGCCAGCTCACCCCGAAGATCTAAAATCTATATACCGCCTTTCAAGAGTTCTCTGTTGAGATTGGGTTAGGACACTAAT
This window harbors:
- the LOC126634392 gene encoding peroxisomal (S)-2-hydroxyacid oxidase GLO4-like: MASEPVNVNEYQELARQALPKMYYDFHTGGAEDQHTLKENVEAFRRITLRPRILVDVSRIDMSTTVLGYKISAPIMLAPTSMHQLAHPEGEVATARAAAACNTIMILSSISSCTVEEVASSCNSVRFFQLYVFKRRDISAQIVRRAEENGYKAIVLTVDAPRPGRREADIKNKMVAPQLRNFEGLISTKVDTDKGSNLEAFAKGAYDASLCWEDIGWLKSITNLPILIKGVLTHEDARKAVEVGVAGIVVSNHGARQLDYTPSTISILEEVVHAVGGKVPILFDGGVRRGTDVFKALALGAQAVLVGRPVVYGLAADGERGVRRVIEMLKNEFELTMALSGCPSIRDITRSHVKTESDKLHSML